Proteins from one Ketobacter alkanivorans genomic window:
- a CDS encoding YifB family Mg chelatase-like AAA ATPase, translated as MALAIVNTRARVGMNAPLVTVEVHLSNGLPAFNIVGLPDAAVRESKERVRSAILNSEFDFPQRRITINLAPADLPKDGGRFDLPIAIGILAASEQIPAGALEHLEFVGELALSGELRPVEGVLTAAIATCDAQRSLFVPQANAEEAAVPRNSRVFACGHLLQVCGQLKQPTSGEAYQPTLLPDTAQLDEYPDLADVKGQHQAKRALEVAAAGKHNLLMMGPPGAGKSMLAARLPGILPPMTDQEMIETAAIHSVSQINQRPLFQRPIRAPHHTASGVALAGGGSNPKPGEISLAHNGILFLDELPEFPRKVLEVLREPLETGEIAISRAAQQVTYPANFQLIAALNPCPCGHPEQPPEGCNNPQLCCNKYQSKLSGPLLDRIDMHVRVDAMPISELQKQNGGEPSASVRDRVTCARRIQLQRQGCANHDLTSKQLEQVCKLNEKDTLFLQQAVERLGLSARGYHRILKVARTLADLEQAEHISKRNLTEALSYRALFSV; from the coding sequence GTGGCATTGGCAATTGTAAACACACGCGCCCGCGTGGGCATGAACGCACCTCTGGTCACCGTGGAAGTACATCTTTCCAACGGTCTGCCTGCATTCAACATTGTTGGATTACCCGATGCCGCCGTACGTGAGAGCAAAGAACGGGTGCGCAGCGCCATCCTGAATTCAGAGTTTGATTTCCCTCAGCGACGTATCACCATCAACCTGGCCCCTGCGGATCTACCTAAAGATGGCGGGCGCTTTGATCTGCCCATCGCCATTGGCATTCTGGCGGCCTCCGAACAAATTCCAGCGGGCGCTCTGGAGCATTTAGAGTTCGTGGGTGAACTGGCTCTGTCTGGTGAGCTGAGGCCAGTGGAGGGTGTGCTTACCGCCGCCATCGCCACCTGCGATGCCCAGCGCAGCTTGTTTGTTCCCCAGGCCAATGCCGAGGAGGCCGCGGTTCCCCGTAACAGTCGAGTGTTTGCCTGTGGCCATTTACTGCAGGTGTGTGGGCAACTGAAGCAACCCACCTCTGGTGAGGCCTATCAACCCACACTACTGCCTGACACCGCGCAACTGGATGAATATCCCGATCTGGCCGATGTTAAAGGGCAACATCAAGCCAAGCGAGCGTTGGAAGTGGCTGCGGCCGGAAAACATAACCTGCTGATGATGGGGCCACCCGGTGCAGGCAAGTCCATGCTGGCAGCACGCCTGCCGGGCATCCTCCCTCCTATGACCGACCAGGAGATGATTGAAACCGCTGCCATCCATTCCGTATCCCAGATCAACCAGCGCCCACTGTTCCAGCGCCCGATTCGCGCACCCCATCACACAGCGTCGGGAGTCGCTCTGGCAGGCGGTGGCAGCAACCCCAAACCTGGCGAGATCTCACTGGCTCATAACGGTATTCTATTTTTGGATGAGCTGCCGGAGTTCCCCCGCAAAGTGCTGGAGGTATTGCGAGAGCCATTGGAAACCGGTGAAATCGCGATCTCCCGCGCTGCACAACAAGTCACTTACCCCGCCAATTTCCAACTGATTGCCGCCCTCAACCCCTGCCCATGCGGACACCCGGAGCAACCGCCAGAAGGCTGCAACAACCCTCAACTGTGCTGCAATAAATATCAAAGCAAACTATCCGGCCCGCTGCTGGATCGCATCGACATGCACGTGCGAGTGGATGCCATGCCCATCAGCGAATTGCAAAAACAAAATGGCGGAGAACCCAGCGCCAGTGTTCGGGATCGAGTCACCTGCGCTCGTCGGATACAGCTGCAACGGCAGGGCTGCGCTAATCACGATCTGACCTCCAAGCAACTGGAGCAGGTGTGTAAGCTTAACGAGAAGGATACTTTGTTTTTGCAACAGGCAGTGGAACGGCTGGGGCTATCTGCACGCGGTTACCATCGAATATTGAAAGTGGCGCGTACCTTGGCCGATCTTGAGCAAGCGGAGCATATCAGCAAGCGCAATCTTACGGAGGCTTTGTCTTACCGGGCATTGTTCTCTGTGTAA
- a CDS encoding DUF7064 domain-containing protein, translated as MDLGKNATIRLRPEDEYMHPIEAAHNFNESMYINLFDHRQRCGGWFRVGNRPNEGYAEMSFCFYLPNGKVAFMFQRPQIQNNDALDAGGMAFNILEPLKSLRLTYSGEAVLLDNPQQMDNPKAAFTNNPKVSASAEITFTGFTPVYGGEALDENGNPIEEDPDESFARAHYEQHMRGIGTVTIGEERFELSGLGLRDHSWGPRYWQNLYWYRWLPMVFSEQLAINISIVQMASGRQHIWGMVYDSRDGGPAEYDLIESAELSSVLDAHHQAQSQQASICTVSGRRYQIKGESLSLIPLRNRRQTDSGEWRNTRITEAMSRFECDGLVGYGMSEYLDQMIDGKPVGIAC; from the coding sequence ATGGACTTGGGCAAAAACGCCACGATCCGCTTACGGCCTGAAGACGAATACATGCATCCCATTGAGGCGGCGCATAATTTCAACGAAAGCATGTACATTAACCTGTTTGATCACCGGCAACGCTGCGGTGGTTGGTTTCGGGTGGGCAATCGCCCCAACGAAGGGTACGCTGAGATGTCATTCTGCTTCTACCTGCCCAATGGCAAAGTGGCTTTCATGTTCCAGCGCCCCCAAATCCAGAACAATGATGCTCTGGATGCCGGTGGCATGGCATTCAACATCTTAGAACCCCTGAAATCCCTGCGCCTCACCTACTCGGGGGAGGCTGTTCTGCTGGATAACCCCCAGCAGATGGACAACCCTAAAGCGGCCTTTACCAACAACCCCAAAGTCAGCGCCAGTGCAGAGATCACCTTTACCGGCTTTACCCCGGTTTATGGCGGTGAGGCTCTGGATGAGAACGGTAACCCCATTGAAGAAGATCCGGACGAATCGTTCGCCCGCGCGCACTACGAACAACACATGCGCGGCATCGGTACGGTCACCATCGGCGAGGAACGTTTCGAACTCAGCGGGCTGGGCCTGCGGGATCACTCCTGGGGCCCGCGCTACTGGCAGAATCTGTACTGGTATCGCTGGCTGCCCATGGTGTTCAGCGAGCAACTGGCCATTAATATCTCCATCGTACAAATGGCCAGTGGTCGCCAGCACATCTGGGGCATGGTGTATGACTCACGCGACGGCGGGCCTGCCGAGTACGATCTGATCGAAAGCGCAGAACTCAGCTCAGTTCTGGACGCACATCATCAGGCTCAGTCCCAGCAAGCCAGCATCTGCACCGTGAGCGGCCGCCGCTATCAGATTAAAGGTGAATCACTGTCTCTGATACCCCTGCGCAATCGCCGTCAGACCGACAGCGGAGAATGGCGCAACACCCGAATCACCGAAGCCATGTCACGCTTTGAATGCGACGGGCTGGTGGGCTATGGCATGTCGGAATACCTGGATCAGATGATTGATGGGAAACCCGTAGGCATTGCCTGTTGA
- a CDS encoding type 2 periplasmic-binding domain-containing protein, whose protein sequence is MSGRGFSRAITLLASLLFIPWAWADLAIIVHPDNPQQSISKHELRLIFLGRMPLFPTSGEEIIAFDLPESDSGYETFYRNVVELEGTRLKRYRAYYLFSGRGKLPRPTDSNATILQQVADNERAIGYVDSRLVNEKVKVLLTLPER, encoded by the coding sequence ATGTCAGGAAGAGGCTTTTCCCGCGCTATCACATTATTAGCCAGCCTGCTGTTCATACCGTGGGCATGGGCTGATCTCGCCATCATTGTGCACCCGGACAACCCGCAGCAAAGTATCAGCAAGCACGAGTTGCGACTGATCTTTCTTGGCCGCATGCCGCTTTTTCCTACCAGCGGAGAGGAGATCATTGCTTTTGACTTACCCGAATCCGATTCCGGCTATGAAACCTTTTACCGTAATGTGGTTGAGCTGGAGGGCACCCGACTAAAACGCTATCGCGCTTATTACTTGTTCAGCGGCCGGGGTAAACTGCCACGACCAACGGATTCGAATGCAACCATTTTGCAGCAGGTGGCCGACAATGAACGGGCCATTGGTTACGTCGACAGCCGGTTAGTGAATGAGAAAGTAAAGGTCCTGCTGACTCTGCCAGAGCGCTAG
- a CDS encoding sensor domain-containing diguanylate cyclase: protein MHLRLPTSIWSLLVWLLCLLTGSALAAPYETSVALGRIQLDKGVLYLEDVSTKLTLDEVRQRQDWKTSNSSTFSQGYNSSAWWLKLTVHNREQRENWLLEVSYPVLDHIDIYVLQEDGLQQFLLGDKQPFWSRPLQHHNFLAPLKLPENTSAEIYLRVQSTSSVQVPMTLWDEQSFHTMQIAPTIMHGIYYGGLLIIALYNLLIYFVLGERAYLYYVSYIVSLALFVSGLHGWSFMFLWPNATQWNDQSVLVFLACCILFAVLFTRRFLASEKPFQTWASLLFYVFIAICTGAIVAAFLTSYAHVISVLVPLAVAACLLGLTVGIVACFEKRASAPYYTLAWTMLFMGGIVIAFNKANILPSNLFTEYALLIGSLLEVLLLSFALAERINQERSLRIQAQSIALDTQKQANDALEQRVAERTRELEYANKKLQEQSDTDQLTGLKNRRYLNQFLESEFARSNRYQHSIAILMIDIDHFKSVNDNYGHLAGDLCLKTVAEQISQCNREPTDLVARYGGEEFCFVLPETTATGAQVVAERILRQIENTAVTLKSGSLRVTCSIGFYASIPTSAKEVNTFIDRADAALYHSKQNGRNCLTNFTDIA, encoded by the coding sequence TTGCACCTAAGATTACCCACATCGATATGGAGCCTGCTGGTCTGGCTACTTTGTCTGCTCACCGGTTCCGCGCTGGCAGCGCCTTATGAGACCTCGGTCGCACTGGGCCGAATCCAACTGGACAAAGGCGTTCTGTATTTGGAAGACGTCAGCACCAAGCTGACACTGGATGAAGTGCGCCAACGCCAGGACTGGAAAACCAGCAACAGCAGCACATTCTCGCAAGGCTACAACTCATCGGCATGGTGGCTGAAGCTGACCGTTCACAATCGAGAGCAGCGAGAAAACTGGTTATTGGAAGTATCCTACCCGGTGCTGGACCACATCGATATTTATGTGCTGCAGGAAGACGGCCTTCAACAATTTCTGCTTGGAGACAAGCAGCCATTTTGGTCTCGCCCGCTTCAACATCACAACTTCCTGGCTCCACTGAAACTGCCTGAAAATACAAGCGCCGAGATCTACCTGCGGGTACAATCCACAAGCTCCGTGCAAGTACCCATGACCCTGTGGGATGAACAATCGTTTCACACCATGCAAATTGCCCCCACCATCATGCACGGGATCTACTACGGCGGCTTACTGATTATTGCACTCTACAATCTGCTGATTTATTTCGTTCTGGGGGAGCGCGCTTATCTTTATTACGTAAGCTATATCGTCAGCCTGGCGCTTTTTGTCAGCGGCCTGCATGGCTGGAGCTTCATGTTTCTATGGCCTAATGCAACGCAGTGGAATGATCAATCTGTTTTGGTGTTCCTCGCCTGTTGCATTCTTTTCGCAGTATTGTTCACCCGCCGCTTTCTGGCCAGTGAAAAACCATTTCAAACCTGGGCAAGCCTGTTGTTTTATGTCTTCATCGCCATTTGCACAGGCGCCATAGTCGCCGCCTTTCTAACCAGCTATGCCCATGTGATTTCGGTATTGGTGCCACTGGCGGTGGCCGCTTGCCTGCTCGGCCTCACCGTTGGCATTGTGGCGTGCTTTGAAAAACGTGCGTCAGCTCCATACTACACCCTGGCCTGGACCATGTTATTTATGGGCGGCATTGTTATTGCCTTTAACAAAGCCAATATATTGCCCTCCAACCTTTTCACAGAATATGCGTTATTGATTGGCTCATTGCTGGAAGTATTATTGCTGTCATTTGCGTTGGCTGAACGCATCAACCAAGAGCGCTCCTTACGGATCCAAGCGCAAAGCATCGCGCTGGACACTCAAAAACAAGCCAATGATGCACTGGAACAACGCGTGGCAGAACGCACACGAGAACTGGAGTATGCCAACAAAAAACTGCAGGAACAGAGCGATACGGATCAATTAACCGGGCTTAAGAACCGTCGTTACCTGAATCAGTTTCTGGAAAGTGAATTCGCCCGTTCCAATCGCTATCAACACAGCATCGCCATCCTGATGATTGATATAGACCACTTCAAATCCGTGAATGACAACTATGGCCACCTGGCCGGTGATCTGTGTTTGAAAACAGTGGCTGAACAAATCAGTCAGTGTAACCGCGAACCCACCGATCTGGTTGCGCGTTATGGTGGCGAGGAGTTCTGCTTTGTATTACCGGAAACCACCGCCACAGGAGCACAGGTGGTGGCAGAGCGTATTCTGCGACAGATAGAAAACACCGCCGTAACGCTCAAATCCGGCTCACTCAGAGTCACCTGCAGTATCGGCTTCTACGCATCAATTCCTACCTCGGCAAAAGAAGTGAACACCTTCATTGATCGTGCCGATGCAGCTCTGTATCACTCCAAACAAAACGGCCGGAATTGCCTAACCAACTTCACCGACATCGCCTGA
- a CDS encoding sensor histidine kinase, which translates to MNRNDKVRLQIMLIALIGGLALVLYLVLNLFLTVANANRLDELQQHHYPLIEDIRALRQDLVSVREGFAAAVGLGDQLLLQESMQLGADILQRITSIQQRKQLQTQVQPVFDSVSIYLQTSTRLASTLLHDPEQIPVYQAAMEGSLQEFDAAMADLDDLLSQRQALYQALLVETRQAADRANVWAAFLGALVIALLLGLAYLVSRRVLADINESDRLKDEFLATISHELCTPMNGVVGAHSMLQDMALTDDQREWLDIAQSSADNMMNTIEAVLQYSEIAAGKAQPIRKPFTLQNGLAELQRGFRQGFAERGLAFDCITGDIMHQPLLGDEVRVLYVIRQLISNGLKFTERGGVQLRVEVDCDRADQSMVRVRVEDTGPGIPLQHLARLQQPFNQLDGSFSRRHQGMGIGLATCMGVANLLGGSLSLQNGPQGGVTADFCFPVELPYTENNAR; encoded by the coding sequence ATGAATAGAAACGACAAAGTTCGCTTGCAGATTATGCTCATTGCCTTAATTGGCGGTTTGGCGTTGGTATTGTACTTGGTGCTCAATCTGTTTTTGACCGTCGCTAATGCCAATCGTTTGGATGAGCTTCAGCAACATCATTACCCGCTTATCGAAGATATAAGGGCGCTAAGGCAGGATCTGGTATCCGTGCGGGAAGGCTTTGCAGCGGCAGTGGGGTTGGGGGATCAACTGTTGTTGCAAGAAAGCATGCAATTGGGTGCAGACATTCTGCAACGAATAACCTCGATTCAACAACGCAAACAACTGCAGACACAAGTCCAGCCGGTTTTTGACAGTGTGTCTATCTATCTGCAAACCAGCACCCGCCTGGCTTCCACCTTGTTGCATGACCCTGAACAGATACCGGTCTATCAGGCGGCGATGGAAGGCTCGTTGCAGGAATTTGATGCTGCGATGGCAGATCTGGATGACTTGTTATCGCAAAGACAAGCGCTGTATCAGGCCTTGTTGGTTGAAACCAGGCAGGCAGCCGACAGAGCCAATGTGTGGGCCGCCTTTCTTGGGGCGTTGGTGATTGCACTGTTGTTGGGGTTGGCGTATCTGGTTTCGCGTCGGGTGTTGGCCGATATAAACGAAAGTGACCGTCTCAAGGATGAGTTTTTAGCAACAATCAGTCATGAGTTGTGCACGCCCATGAACGGAGTAGTGGGCGCACACAGTATGCTTCAGGATATGGCGCTGACTGATGATCAGAGAGAGTGGTTAGATATAGCCCAATCGTCGGCCGATAATATGATGAATACCATTGAGGCCGTGCTGCAGTACAGCGAAATTGCTGCGGGCAAAGCTCAGCCAATACGAAAGCCGTTTACGCTGCAAAATGGATTGGCAGAATTGCAGCGGGGGTTTCGTCAGGGCTTTGCAGAGCGAGGCCTGGCCTTTGACTGCATCACAGGAGACATAATGCACCAGCCTCTGCTGGGGGATGAGGTGCGTGTGTTGTATGTGATTCGGCAGCTGATCAGTAACGGATTGAAGTTCACGGAGCGCGGCGGGGTGCAACTGAGGGTTGAGGTTGACTGCGATCGAGCTGATCAATCTATGGTTAGAGTGCGTGTTGAAGATACCGGCCCCGGTATTCCGTTGCAACACCTGGCTCGGTTGCAGCAACCGTTTAATCAGCTGGATGGCTCTTTTTCCCGCCGTCATCAGGGTATGGGCATCGGCCTTGCCACCTGCATGGGGGTGGCCAATCTGCTGGGTGGCAGCCTCAGCCTGCAAAATGGCCCGCAGGGCGGTGTAACCGCGGATTTCTGTTTTCCTGTTGAGCTGCCTTACACAGAGAACAATGCCCGGTAA
- a CDS encoding phosphotransferase family protein: MTPDIVQQALQPIVTRTLGKQWNITQCRRLTAGASAATWLIETNVEDLILRLESGAEQFGTGVGKTVEAKTQQAAGKAGAPVAQVYHILEAHPQLGNGYLMAKLTGESLAPKILKDPQLESARLRLTAQCAQALATIHSVPAAQTAFLPLQDATTQLSSLKSIHEGFGETLPVFTLALRWLQDNIPHCPNTALVHGDFRLGNFLVNENGLNGILDWELTHLGDPMEDLGWLCVRAWRFSRPDLAVGGFGHRSELFAAYEAASGVTINPDSVRYWELFGTLKWGVICQYQAYSFLNGQVRSVERAAIGRRVAETEYDMMQLLHDIVEGR, from the coding sequence ATGACCCCGGACATCGTGCAACAAGCGCTGCAGCCCATCGTAACCCGAACCCTGGGCAAGCAGTGGAACATCACCCAATGTCGCCGCCTTACAGCCGGAGCCTCCGCCGCCACCTGGCTGATCGAAACCAACGTTGAGGATCTGATTCTACGGTTGGAGTCAGGTGCCGAGCAGTTTGGCACCGGCGTCGGTAAAACGGTGGAAGCAAAAACCCAACAGGCAGCAGGCAAAGCCGGTGCTCCTGTGGCACAGGTTTACCATATTCTGGAAGCGCACCCGCAGCTGGGCAACGGCTACCTGATGGCCAAGCTGACCGGAGAATCACTGGCACCCAAAATATTAAAAGATCCCCAGCTGGAATCAGCTCGCCTGCGGCTCACCGCCCAATGCGCTCAAGCACTGGCGACTATTCATAGTGTCCCCGCCGCACAAACGGCGTTTTTGCCACTGCAAGACGCAACCACACAGTTAAGCAGTTTGAAATCAATCCATGAAGGTTTTGGCGAAACCTTGCCGGTGTTCACCCTGGCGCTGCGCTGGCTGCAGGACAACATTCCACACTGCCCCAACACGGCATTGGTACACGGCGATTTTCGTCTGGGCAATTTTCTGGTAAATGAAAACGGCCTCAACGGCATTCTGGATTGGGAGCTGACTCATCTGGGTGACCCCATGGAAGATTTGGGCTGGCTTTGTGTGCGTGCCTGGCGCTTCAGCCGCCCCGATCTGGCAGTGGGTGGCTTTGGCCATCGCTCAGAATTGTTCGCCGCCTACGAAGCAGCCAGCGGTGTTACCATCAACCCTGACAGCGTCCGCTACTGGGAGCTGTTCGGCACCCTCAAATGGGGTGTCATCTGCCAATATCAGGCCTACAGCTTTCTCAACGGCCAGGTGCGCTCGGTCGAACGCGCTGCCATCGGCCGCCGAGTCGCAGAAACCGAATACGACATGATGCAATTGTTGCACGACATTGTGGAGGGACGCTGA
- a CDS encoding DUF6285 domain-containing protein — MPLNRPNKIELLEAVREYLQQTPEDPKVDQFFRRVASNVLAIVQREEHLHDQYIQQEIIALQACLQSTETNLSTLNQQLAHAIESGDLAITPALTHKLLELAQAKLNIDNPKYKG; from the coding sequence ATGCCACTGAACCGCCCCAATAAAATCGAACTGCTTGAAGCCGTTAGAGAATATCTGCAACAGACCCCAGAAGACCCCAAGGTTGATCAATTTTTTCGACGGGTCGCGAGCAATGTATTGGCCATCGTGCAGCGGGAAGAGCACCTGCACGATCAATATATTCAGCAGGAAATCATCGCCCTGCAAGCATGCCTGCAAAGTACTGAAACGAATTTATCGACACTGAACCAACAACTGGCGCACGCCATCGAAAGTGGGGATCTGGCAATCACGCCCGCACTCACTCACAAGCTGCTTGAATTAGCCCAAGCCAAACTGAATATAGACAACCCAAAATACAAAGGTTAA
- a CDS encoding 7TM diverse intracellular signaling domain-containing protein gives MIFACPQASSRHGVRWLHTLLLVLWMAPAVTWGQSAIELSTAFRHQNIGLHSLHYLDKKGELDVTDIRNLKDEYWQTPAAETPSYGFGSDVLWIKFVVHNASPKDMELVLNLAYAALDEVDVFVESYGKFTNYYRTGDKFPFAYRPINIHQFAFPFVAFEGEQRTVYLRIQTQGTLQAPISLWKRNHYFEDQQPLWAAESIYYGVMIVMIIYNLFIFSIVRHSSYLLYAVTAFSSFTFNSAIQGVGFQYLWPSIPWVNEWAIPASIALFGCASMLFAISLLDIKARAPRLYWAKVLFFVIWLSMLVSSPLIPYSNSITLTSSFGVISALLSVYTGFYMLYRGQRVARYYCLAFTCLISSWMITALSKFGVIPSTPWIEHAIQIGSALEVILLSFALADRINMERIGKEVAQKQALESERRAAQEQARYLELKLNSEIEEMQAKEKVIRAEETSKAKSEFLATMSHEIRTPMNGVLGMAALLQDADLAPAHRHYVDVITSSGKALLNIINDILDYSKIEAGKLDIENVDFDLDQLCLECASVFSVTAEEKGLELLCSLAPSTPNFIKSDPTRLRQIILNLMGNAFKFTNSGRVSLRVSEIREKRHGKQHSLRFEITDTGIGINEENQKRLFEAFAQADSSVTRQYGGTGLGLSISRKLASLMGGEIGVTSEEGVGSCFWFTIDCELAEASFTRENIVSLTSLKGKKILIVDDSPDFAKVIKEQTESWGMRPAVAYYGEKAIQMMRAANEAGDPFELVTLDMNMPGMTGIECSNLIKEAADIPNCQRILLTAMRNTPAKEELKASGIALAMQKPASVRALRQAIMGLIQGNRNELKKAEPDSFQPLSDKRVLVVEDNTVNQMVVCGMLKKLGMATTIANNGDEAVNLYQIRHSEYDLILMDCEMPVMDGYEATRKMRAFEIEHHLKAKPIIALTAHALPEHAAKASKSGMNSHIAKPVDFTTLQEKLMEHLLNAHSEQARG, from the coding sequence ATGATTTTTGCTTGCCCCCAAGCCTCTTCGCGACATGGTGTACGATGGCTGCATACTCTGCTGCTTGTACTCTGGATGGCACCTGCTGTTACCTGGGGGCAATCAGCTATCGAGTTAAGCACCGCGTTTCGCCATCAAAACATCGGCCTGCACTCCCTTCATTACCTGGACAAAAAAGGCGAGCTGGATGTCACCGATATCCGCAACCTAAAAGACGAATACTGGCAAACCCCTGCCGCAGAAACACCATCTTATGGCTTTGGTTCAGACGTGCTCTGGATCAAGTTTGTCGTTCACAACGCTTCGCCAAAAGATATGGAGTTGGTGTTGAATCTGGCGTATGCCGCGTTGGACGAAGTCGATGTATTCGTTGAAAGTTACGGCAAATTTACTAATTACTATCGTACCGGGGACAAGTTTCCTTTCGCCTATCGGCCGATTAATATTCATCAGTTCGCCTTTCCCTTTGTTGCCTTCGAAGGCGAACAGCGCACCGTTTACCTGCGCATACAAACACAGGGCACGCTGCAAGCCCCCATTAGTTTGTGGAAACGTAATCATTACTTTGAAGATCAGCAACCATTATGGGCTGCGGAAAGCATCTATTATGGCGTGATGATCGTAATGATCATTTATAACCTGTTTATCTTCAGCATCGTTCGCCATTCCAGTTACCTGCTGTACGCAGTAACGGCGTTCAGTAGTTTTACATTTAACTCTGCCATTCAGGGCGTTGGGTTTCAGTACCTGTGGCCCTCGATACCCTGGGTCAACGAATGGGCAATCCCCGCCAGCATAGCGCTGTTTGGATGCGCCAGTATGTTATTTGCGATCTCGCTTCTGGATATTAAAGCCAGAGCGCCGCGCCTGTATTGGGCCAAAGTCCTTTTCTTTGTGATCTGGCTTAGCATGCTGGTGTCGAGTCCGCTTATACCGTACTCAAACTCCATAACTTTAACATCATCGTTTGGTGTGATAAGTGCGCTGCTCAGCGTGTATACCGGCTTCTACATGTTATACCGGGGCCAAAGAGTAGCGCGCTACTACTGCCTGGCTTTCACCTGCCTGATATCGTCCTGGATGATAACCGCGCTGTCTAAATTCGGCGTCATTCCAAGCACCCCCTGGATCGAGCACGCCATTCAGATTGGATCTGCACTGGAAGTCATTCTGCTTTCCTTCGCCCTGGCCGATCGCATCAACATGGAACGCATCGGCAAGGAAGTAGCTCAGAAACAAGCGCTGGAAAGCGAGCGCAGAGCCGCACAGGAACAGGCTCGCTATCTGGAGTTGAAACTAAACTCCGAGATCGAGGAGATGCAAGCAAAAGAGAAAGTGATTCGAGCTGAAGAAACCAGCAAAGCCAAAAGCGAGTTCCTGGCCACCATGAGCCATGAAATCCGCACCCCCATGAACGGGGTATTAGGCATGGCCGCATTGCTGCAGGACGCGGATCTTGCACCGGCTCACCGCCACTATGTGGATGTGATTACCAGCTCTGGCAAAGCCCTGCTCAACATCATTAATGATATTCTGGATTACTCCAAAATTGAGGCAGGTAAACTCGATATTGAAAACGTCGATTTCGATCTGGATCAGCTGTGCTTGGAATGTGCATCGGTGTTTTCTGTCACCGCAGAAGAGAAAGGGCTTGAACTTTTGTGCTCACTGGCACCCAGCACTCCGAACTTTATAAAAAGCGACCCGACCCGCCTGCGCCAGATCATACTCAACCTGATGGGCAATGCATTTAAATTCACCAATAGCGGCCGAGTCAGTCTAAGGGTTAGCGAGATCCGCGAAAAACGTCATGGCAAACAGCACAGCCTGCGTTTCGAGATAACCGATACCGGTATTGGTATCAACGAGGAAAACCAGAAGAGATTATTTGAAGCCTTCGCTCAGGCTGACAGCAGCGTTACCCGGCAGTATGGCGGCACGGGCTTGGGCCTCAGTATTTCCCGAAAGCTGGCGAGCTTGATGGGTGGGGAAATCGGCGTGACCAGCGAGGAAGGTGTTGGCAGTTGCTTCTGGTTTACTATCGATTGTGAATTGGCCGAAGCCTCTTTCACCCGTGAGAACATTGTTTCCCTTACCTCACTCAAGGGCAAGAAAATACTGATCGTGGACGACTCGCCGGATTTTGCCAAAGTCATCAAAGAACAGACCGAATCCTGGGGTATGCGGCCAGCCGTTGCCTATTACGGTGAGAAAGCCATACAGATGATGCGTGCAGCCAATGAGGCTGGTGATCCGTTCGAATTGGTCACGCTGGACATGAATATGCCAGGCATGACGGGTATAGAGTGCTCCAACCTGATCAAGGAAGCCGCTGACATTCCGAACTGTCAGCGCATATTGCTTACCGCCATGCGCAACACCCCAGCCAAAGAAGAACTGAAAGCCAGTGGTATTGCGCTGGCCATGCAAAAGCCCGCGTCGGTTCGGGCCCTGCGCCAGGCGATCATGGGGTTAATACAAGGCAATCGCAACGAACTGAAAAAGGCAGAGCCTGATTCATTCCAGCCCTTGAGCGATAAACGGGTTCTGGTGGTCGAGGACAATACGGTAAACCAGATGGTGGTGTGCGGTATGCTGAAAAAACTGGGCATGGCCACCACGATCGCTAACAATGGCGATGAAGCCGTGAACTTGTATCAAATCCGACACAGTGAGTATGATCTGATTTTGATGGACTGCGAAATGCCTGTCATGGATGGCTACGAAGCTACCCGTAAAATGCGCGCCTTTGAAATAGAGCACCACCTAAAGGCCAAACCGATTATCGCACTGACCGCCCACGCACTGCCTGAACATGCCGCTAAGGCCTCAAAGTCTGGCATGAACAGTCACATCGCCAAACCGGTGGACTTCACCACACTGCAAGAAAAACTGATGGAACATCTGCTTAACGCCCACTCCGAACAAGCCCGCGGCTAA